In a single window of the Anaerocolumna cellulosilytica genome:
- a CDS encoding transglutaminase-like domain-containing protein has translation MFGNQKYQENGLNILEKTLIQKQGKVSISPILILLQLLLSLLGIYGCVYSFLSGFNISVTIWLIPGLILSVLYFNIIYRYKRAMKYTIWITFLIYLFALNLNWEKFQNGFWHIENYVIDGLNRYYDLNLLKYLVDNTYAKEEAVTIFMLFITVLLAIIITGVILGKGTKALFIITSLPLVAISFVVGAIPDAGPLGAYLVCIISIAGMRLTIKENRKKSNKSMSLETQDTNREKHIRYLISLKTGGFIAAVVMFLMLVIPVIFTQKTYEQKVDVTSIKEKLQKEMWEFNLSEAINELDLPTIKGIELFGNVASGGLSGGKLGRIGEVRFNNETALRIQTATLGATMYLKGFVGSTYTGDAWEGLTKAQLSEYEALAEQWEGRDFSIGNQSSYYMSLLEKLEPRAFYNLSFYNGTMDITSVNTNRSYVYAPYQSVFPDSMDIANSEYVTSGKKLNEYTFQYYGSYTDIYNFDKREAELISNIYYGSAEALSGETEQTIAKLKEYNQMEQAYSEYVRKTYTSLPENSLKELERYFSEYSLAGSEDYAEENRLVQIIETVRQMVNNGTVYSLSPGVLPKGEDFIEYFLFENKSGYCAHFASAATMLFRMFGVPARYVEGYVVKTEDIAKGSVIGKEKITAYIRGERTKITTDLKNIKITDANAHSWVEIYLEGFGWIPVEMTPGFNIGSGAANIPLVLEEETIPTVTPKPSPSASPSQKPTEDNEKKEDTSKEEGKKENLAEDNKIKSSVQILLNIIGIAAIALVILLIREKILSRKHSKLLDKADSSVKALLIYQEFVKVLDFLKVEEEIEGEQAGKKLVTCLPDIKLEEYMHYMNIVKKAKFSNNLITEEEASEAENFYKKVLNTIYMRANPVVKIYLRYIKVL, from the coding sequence ATGTTTGGAAATCAAAAATATCAGGAAAACGGGTTGAACATATTAGAAAAAACTCTGATTCAAAAGCAAGGTAAAGTGTCAATATCCCCAATACTAATCCTTCTTCAACTTCTGTTGAGCTTATTAGGTATTTATGGCTGTGTCTATAGTTTTCTCTCCGGGTTTAATATATCAGTTACAATCTGGTTAATACCAGGACTCATTTTGTCAGTGCTATACTTTAATATTATATATAGATACAAAAGAGCAATGAAATACACCATATGGATAACCTTTTTAATTTATTTGTTTGCATTAAATCTAAATTGGGAGAAGTTTCAAAACGGATTCTGGCATATTGAAAATTATGTAATTGACGGATTAAATCGTTATTATGATTTGAATTTGCTAAAATATCTTGTAGATAATACCTACGCCAAAGAAGAAGCAGTCACTATATTTATGCTATTTATAACGGTACTGCTTGCTATAATAATAACTGGGGTAATACTGGGAAAGGGAACGAAAGCTCTTTTTATTATTACCAGTCTGCCGTTGGTAGCCATTTCTTTTGTGGTTGGTGCAATACCTGATGCAGGTCCCCTAGGAGCGTATCTAGTCTGTATAATAAGTATAGCTGGGATGCGTTTGACAATAAAAGAAAATAGAAAAAAATCTAATAAGAGTATGAGCTTAGAAACCCAAGATACGAATCGTGAAAAACATATAAGGTATCTTATAAGTCTGAAAACCGGTGGTTTTATTGCGGCAGTAGTAATGTTTTTGATGTTGGTGATTCCGGTTATATTTACACAGAAAACCTATGAGCAAAAAGTAGATGTGACCAGTATTAAAGAGAAACTACAAAAAGAAATGTGGGAATTTAACTTGTCTGAGGCAATAAACGAATTGGATCTACCAACCATTAAGGGGATAGAACTATTCGGTAATGTTGCCTCAGGAGGTTTAAGCGGTGGTAAACTGGGAAGAATCGGCGAAGTCAGATTCAATAATGAAACAGCCTTAAGAATACAAACTGCTACTTTGGGAGCAACCATGTATCTAAAAGGCTTTGTAGGCAGTACTTACACCGGAGATGCCTGGGAGGGATTAACGAAAGCTCAGCTTTCTGAGTATGAAGCATTGGCAGAGCAATGGGAAGGTAGAGATTTTTCCATAGGAAATCAGAGTAGTTATTACATGTCTTTGTTGGAGAAGCTGGAACCCAGAGCTTTTTATAATTTAAGTTTCTATAACGGAACCATGGATATAACAAGTGTTAATACCAATCGAAGTTATGTATATGCACCATACCAGTCAGTATTTCCGGATAGTATGGATATAGCAAATTCCGAATACGTTACTTCCGGTAAAAAGTTAAATGAATACACCTTTCAGTATTACGGTAGTTACACAGATATCTATAATTTCGATAAAAGAGAAGCTGAATTAATCAGTAATATTTATTATGGAAGTGCGGAAGCTTTAAGTGGAGAGACAGAACAGACCATTGCTAAACTAAAAGAATACAATCAGATGGAGCAGGCTTACAGCGAATATGTACGTAAGACTTATACCTCACTGCCGGAGAATTCATTAAAGGAATTAGAAAGGTACTTTAGTGAATATAGTTTAGCAGGCAGTGAAGACTATGCGGAAGAAAATAGACTAGTGCAGATTATTGAGACGGTAAGACAGATGGTGAACAATGGAACCGTCTACTCTTTATCACCTGGAGTGCTGCCCAAAGGAGAAGACTTTATTGAGTATTTTTTATTTGAGAATAAATCCGGGTACTGTGCCCACTTTGCGTCAGCTGCAACAATGCTTTTTAGAATGTTTGGAGTTCCGGCTAGATATGTGGAAGGATATGTTGTCAAAACAGAAGATATAGCTAAAGGAAGCGTAATAGGAAAGGAAAAAATAACGGCTTATATAAGAGGGGAACGAACGAAAATAACGACAGATTTAAAAAATATTAAGATAACAGATGCCAATGCGCACTCCTGGGTAGAGATATATCTAGAGGGTTTTGGCTGGATACCTGTAGAGATGACACCCGGGTTTAATATAGGAAGCGGAGCTGCAAACATACCACTCGTTTTAGAGGAAGAAACAATTCCAACGGTTACCCCTAAACCTTCACCCTCAGCATCGCCTTCTCAAAAGCCAACAGAAGATAATGAAAAGAAAGAAGACACCTCTAAGGAAGAAGGCAAGAAGGAAAATCTAGCAGAAGACAATAAAATAAAAAGCTCTGTTCAGATATTACTTAATATTATAGGTATAGCTGCTATTGCTCTTGTTATATTACTAATTCGGGAAAAAATTCTATCCCGAAAACATAGTAAGCTTCTAGATAAAGCAGATTCCAGTGTAAAAGCATTACTCATTTATCAAGAATTTGTAAAAGTGTTGGACTTTCTAAAAGTAGAAGAAGAGATAGAAGGGGAACAGGCAGGTAAGAAGCTGGTAACATGTCTGCCGGACATTAAGTTAGAAGAATATATGCATTATATGAATATTGTAAAGAAAGCCAAATTTAGCAATAACCTGATAACAGAAGAGGAAGCAAGTGAGGCAGAAAATTTTTATAAAAAAGTACTAAATACTATATACATGAGGGCTAACCCTGTTGTAAAAATATATTTAAGATATATTAAGGTGCTTTAA
- a CDS encoding AI-2E family transporter — translation MKLNNKLNKKYTLISIYVIVTAIIIYCLSLVAKAAPVIFMVIMERVNWLMKVCKPIVLGFVFAYLFEPLNNFFEVRYEKIRIKNWKLKSGRTLAVFTTVILFFLAIVGIISLLVYTVTDQIRVANFDDLSVLTSSLIKTFNDFYNSVINKLADMNIQSQEITNYITSVATPILEYLKNTGTTTISSFGNLSSYITTFLFSLIISIYFMIDGRMIKVYLKKVGKALFNDRFNNKFSTFLADADYIFSGYVRGQMADAFVMMVLISLTLMIAGVKFAIIIGIFAGIGNLIPYCGPFIAYFSTAIVCLINGQYKELIIAVIALVIIQAIDGNVIQPKLLSKSIEIHPVIVIISLIFGSAIGGLMGMLLAVPVGALIKLLFVRFIDHRIQIKEQNNAETDDKDKKSL, via the coding sequence ATGAAATTAAATAACAAGTTAAACAAGAAGTACACGTTAATATCGATTTATGTAATCGTAACAGCAATCATTATTTACTGTTTATCATTAGTTGCGAAAGCGGCGCCCGTCATATTTATGGTAATTATGGAAAGAGTAAATTGGCTGATGAAGGTTTGCAAACCGATTGTCTTGGGTTTTGTATTTGCCTATTTATTTGAACCCCTGAATAATTTCTTTGAAGTACGGTATGAGAAAATAAGAATCAAAAATTGGAAACTAAAATCCGGTCGAACTTTGGCGGTTTTTACAACAGTAATTTTGTTTTTTCTTGCTATAGTGGGCATTATATCGCTGTTAGTTTATACGGTAACGGATCAAATTCGGGTTGCAAATTTTGATGATTTATCAGTTTTAACAAGTTCTCTGATAAAAACCTTTAATGATTTTTATAATTCAGTTATAAATAAATTGGCGGATATGAACATCCAGTCACAGGAGATAACTAATTATATAACAAGTGTTGCGACACCAATACTAGAATATTTGAAAAACACAGGAACCACTACCATATCTTCCTTCGGAAACCTATCATCTTATATTACTACGTTTTTGTTTTCACTTATTATATCTATATATTTCATGATAGACGGAAGGATGATAAAAGTTTATTTAAAAAAGGTGGGTAAGGCTTTATTTAATGATCGATTCAACAATAAATTTTCTACTTTCCTTGCTGATGCAGACTATATATTTTCAGGCTATGTAAGAGGACAGATGGCGGATGCCTTTGTAATGATGGTTTTAATCAGTCTAACATTGATGATAGCAGGAGTAAAGTTTGCAATTATCATAGGAATATTTGCGGGTATTGGTAACCTGATTCCTTATTGTGGCCCATTTATAGCATATTTTAGTACTGCCATTGTATGTTTGATTAATGGACAATATAAAGAACTCATTATTGCAGTGATTGCTTTAGTCATAATTCAGGCCATTGATGGGAATGTTATCCAACCAAAACTTTTAAGTAAAAGTATTGAGATTCATCCGGTAATTGTAATCATATCATTAATATTCGGCAGTGCTATCGGTGGTTTAATGGGTATGTTATTAGCTGTACCTGTAGGAGCCTTAATAAAACTTTTATTCGTTAGATTTATTGATCATAGAATACAGATAAAAGAACAAAATAATGCAGAAACTGATGATAAAGATAAAAAATCCTTATAA
- a CDS encoding ABC transporter ATP-binding protein codes for MESQIEKVIEVKNVKKIYRMGSEKIFAVDDVSFDILKGEFCCLLGTSGSGKSTLLNLMAGIEKLSSGQIIIKGKRVHKMSENSLARFRQRYLGFVFQSYNLMGSMTALENVEFPLVFKRIRSKKRKKMARDMLIKVGLGSRLTHKPKEMSGGQQQRVGIARAFVAKPEIVFADEPTGNLDTKTTMEVMNLIKSIAKDNKQTIVMVTHDRRLADFADRIIHILDGKIQSIEVNEHPMDGSTKEEKGEEVHSMESEVSDEDMKEENLPEPKEESEEIAGVTVENTSQPEGEIAVTNV; via the coding sequence GTGGAAAGCCAGATTGAAAAAGTAATCGAAGTCAAGAATGTAAAGAAAATTTACCGGATGGGCAGCGAGAAGATATTCGCCGTTGATGACGTAAGCTTTGATATACTTAAAGGCGAATTTTGTTGTTTGCTGGGAACCTCGGGTTCTGGTAAATCTACATTGCTTAACTTGATGGCTGGTATAGAAAAACTATCCAGTGGTCAGATTATAATAAAGGGCAAACGAGTACACAAAATGAGTGAAAATAGTTTAGCCCGTTTTAGGCAACGTTATTTGGGTTTTGTATTCCAATCCTACAATCTGATGGGGTCTATGACAGCTTTAGAGAACGTAGAATTTCCCTTGGTTTTTAAAAGAATCAGGTCAAAGAAGCGAAAAAAAATGGCACGAGACATGTTGATAAAAGTAGGACTTGGTTCCAGGTTAACACATAAACCCAAGGAAATGAGCGGTGGTCAGCAGCAAAGAGTTGGTATAGCCAGAGCATTTGTTGCCAAGCCTGAAATAGTGTTTGCCGATGAACCGACTGGTAACTTGGATACAAAGACTACCATGGAGGTTATGAATCTAATAAAGAGTATTGCAAAGGATAACAAGCAGACCATTGTCATGGTTACACATGACCGCAGGTTGGCTGACTTTGCAGACCGAATTATACATATATTGGACGGGAAAATTCAAAGTATAGAAGTTAATGAACATCCGATGGATGGAAGTACCAAAGAAGAGAAGGGGGAAGAGGTTCACAGTATGGAATCAGAGGTATCGGACGAGGATATGAAAGAAGAGAACTTACCGGAACCTAAAGAAGAGAGTGAAGAAATAGCTGGAGTTACTGTAGAAAACACCAGTCAGCCAGAAGGGGAAATTGCGGTAACCAACGTCTGA
- a CDS encoding COG1361 S-layer family protein, which translates to MKTAKKIFVAMLMAVLVVSNFSGSLITVKASDNPNGLLFVGKVEDIKGVPGETVHVKLPVRTDTGYIKSPRITVKADDMPFTVHNVTYSTDAASPYDISYFATTYIEFDLKVKESAKIGTKKISIQVAYTTQSDDAVENKSLDLPSLNFIIDKEKEPAQLTVGSIEFDNAVVGTEVDLKFTIKNEGEITAQNAYFTVEGYKEAGLTPKYTKMDQKITSEAKLGPGGTYNVSLPVEVLKNAEAGSKSLSVKMTFKNENGESLSNTSLIYVNIESNTDSPKIEVVSTKNASELKAGDSFNLVTTIKNSGKSVAKNIEVTVGNLGVKGFLPGFTTKTITVADVKAGGKADIKIPLIVSNEATAELKEVPITIAYKDAAGVVLTTTTTAYLEVVAGDGVDSEGKPNVVISNVSQSPDSPNSGARIDVSFDLENKSNVDITDIKVSLASGEANFKPLNSDPYVYVSALKGNRKTRITIPVTTIETIAEGTNGLNITYEYKASGKTITGNTATLYVQNIQNTGIGASKPKLIISDFDTEGELRANNVFKFKFDIKNTHTSVDARNIKVTVTQAENIFSVTKGSNNFYITNIPAGETATNTMELRVKSDATTKSYPIEITMEYEYEGAQANPTTGQTGETVKETINLQAIENTRPAIENIGVGSWDAVIVNQPTPLTFDFYNMGKSPLNNVRATVEGDFTVSTGDMQYIGNIQAGSPEYVEMEVIPSVEGQAKGTLVITFEDSNGEEVNFTKEFETVVQGEALPDPTDNGFPDPGINVNPVKSPILPTLAFVLIQIAILIIGIPLSRKMVLQLYRRKLRKQEEAE; encoded by the coding sequence ATGAAAACTGCAAAGAAAATATTTGTGGCAATGCTAATGGCAGTGTTAGTAGTTAGTAATTTTTCGGGAAGCTTGATAACAGTCAAGGCGTCAGATAATCCGAATGGGTTGTTATTTGTTGGAAAGGTAGAAGATATAAAAGGTGTACCGGGTGAGACCGTTCATGTTAAATTACCTGTTAGAACGGACACAGGTTACATAAAATCTCCAAGAATTACAGTAAAAGCAGATGATATGCCGTTTACAGTACATAATGTTACTTATTCAACAGACGCGGCTTCTCCATATGATATCTCCTATTTTGCTACTACCTACATTGAATTTGATTTAAAGGTAAAAGAATCAGCAAAGATAGGAACTAAAAAAATATCAATACAGGTAGCTTATACTACCCAAAGTGATGATGCTGTTGAGAATAAGTCCTTAGACCTTCCAAGTCTTAATTTTATAATTGATAAAGAAAAAGAACCGGCGCAGTTGACCGTTGGCAGCATTGAATTTGACAATGCAGTCGTTGGTACGGAGGTAGATTTAAAATTTACTATTAAGAATGAAGGTGAAATCACTGCTCAAAATGCTTATTTTACAGTAGAAGGTTATAAGGAAGCCGGATTAACACCTAAATATACCAAAATGGATCAAAAGATAACCAGTGAAGCGAAACTTGGACCTGGCGGAACCTATAATGTTTCTTTACCAGTAGAAGTATTAAAAAATGCAGAAGCTGGCTCAAAAAGTTTAAGCGTTAAAATGACTTTTAAAAATGAGAATGGTGAGTCCTTAAGTAATACCAGCCTCATTTATGTTAATATTGAATCCAATACCGATTCACCTAAAATTGAAGTAGTTAGTACGAAGAACGCCAGTGAGTTAAAAGCAGGAGACAGCTTTAACTTAGTAACAACCATAAAGAATTCCGGTAAATCTGTGGCAAAAAATATTGAAGTAACAGTAGGAAATCTTGGTGTGAAGGGATTTCTTCCGGGCTTTACGACAAAGACAATTACAGTTGCGGATGTAAAAGCCGGCGGTAAAGCGGATATCAAAATTCCTTTAATTGTATCCAATGAAGCTACGGCTGAATTAAAAGAAGTACCTATTACCATTGCATATAAAGATGCAGCGGGTGTTGTATTAACCACAACAACTACAGCTTATCTTGAAGTTGTTGCAGGAGATGGAGTAGATTCAGAAGGAAAACCAAACGTAGTAATTAGTAATGTTTCACAGAGTCCGGATTCCCCAAATTCCGGAGCCAGAATTGATGTATCTTTTGATTTAGAGAATAAAAGTAATGTTGATATTACAGACATCAAAGTAAGTTTAGCGAGTGGAGAGGCTAACTTTAAGCCTCTTAACAGTGATCCATATGTTTATGTATCTGCGTTAAAAGGAAACAGAAAAACAAGAATTACAATACCGGTTACCACCATTGAAACGATTGCAGAAGGTACCAACGGATTAAACATCACTTATGAATATAAGGCAAGCGGCAAAACAATAACTGGTAATACGGCTACTTTATATGTACAGAATATTCAGAATACAGGGATTGGAGCAAGTAAGCCCAAATTAATAATTAGTGATTTTGATACAGAAGGTGAATTAAGAGCTAACAATGTCTTTAAATTTAAATTTGATATCAAGAACACTCACACCAGTGTTGATGCAAGAAATATAAAGGTTACAGTAACCCAGGCAGAAAATATATTCTCAGTAACAAAAGGCAGCAATAACTTTTACATAACGAATATACCAGCAGGTGAGACGGCAACTAACACTATGGAGTTAAGAGTTAAATCGGATGCAACTACAAAGTCATATCCAATCGAGATAACCATGGAATATGAATATGAAGGTGCTCAGGCGAATCCTACTACCGGACAGACCGGTGAGACAGTAAAAGAAACCATCAATTTACAGGCAATAGAAAATACAAGACCTGCTATTGAGAATATTGGAGTTGGTTCTTGGGATGCAGTAATTGTTAATCAGCCTACACCTTTGACCTTTGATTTCTATAATATGGGTAAATCTCCTTTAAATAATGTACGTGCAACAGTAGAAGGCGATTTTACGGTTAGTACAGGAGATATGCAGTATATCGGTAACATACAGGCAGGTTCACCGGAATATGTTGAAATGGAAGTTATACCAAGTGTGGAGGGACAGGCAAAAGGAACCTTGGTGATAACGTTTGAAGACAGTAATGGAGAAGAAGTTAATTTCACAAAGGAATTTGAAACGGTTGTACAAGGAGAGGCACTTCCAGATCCCACGGATAATGGTTTTCCAGATCCAGGTATAAATGTTAATCCGGTTAAATCACCTATACTACCTACCTTGGCGTTTGTATTAATTCAGATAGCTATTTTAATTATAGGAATACCCCTTTCCAGAAAAATGGTATTACAATTATATAGAAGGAAGCTTAGAAAACAGGAAGAAGCAGAATAG
- a CDS encoding ABC transporter permease has translation MRISDLIKMGLRNLSRRKARTALTIIGVIIGTLSIVVMISIGIGMNTNFKSQVMELGSLTTITVEKYANIMDSEGNYVSSKEQLMDDALVEQIKGLEHVKAVSPVLSGSMMLKSGKYENYTQVYAMDSSTLTEFDFPELTMGTYPTPEANHFIIFGSDVMKNFYNPNSRNYTTKEVDITKDKITLQFDSYRYAVNDKKKAFSLKVTDYAVMEQVNNYEYDYFCYMDINYFKSIYKKYLNTLKAEDRKKAKNAIESYERINITVDNIKNVTKVQDAIKELGFQTSSLAKILEPMQETSNMMQMVLGGIGAVAMLVSAINIANTMIMSIYERTKEIGIMKVLGCIIHDIKKLFLFEAGMIGLMGGIVGIILSYVASWAINKFGQPLFKALLSSSSMYSMESAKFSVIPLWLPLVAAGFAMLVGIVSGYYPANRATKISAIEAMKTDG, from the coding sequence ATGAGGATTAGCGATTTAATAAAAATGGGTCTAAGGAATTTGAGTCGAAGAAAAGCCAGAACAGCGTTGACTATTATTGGTGTTATTATCGGTACCTTATCCATTGTTGTTATGATATCTATCGGTATAGGTATGAACACGAATTTTAAATCCCAGGTTATGGAGCTTGGTAGTCTTACTACTATTACAGTCGAAAAATATGCCAACATTATGGATTCAGAAGGTAATTATGTAAGTTCCAAAGAGCAGTTAATGGACGATGCATTGGTGGAGCAGATAAAAGGACTAGAACATGTAAAAGCAGTTTCTCCAGTTTTATCTGGAAGTATGATGTTAAAAAGTGGGAAATATGAAAACTATACACAGGTTTACGCTATGGATAGCTCTACACTTACAGAATTTGATTTTCCTGAATTAACCATGGGTACATATCCTACTCCGGAAGCGAATCATTTCATTATATTCGGTAGTGATGTTATGAAGAATTTTTATAATCCAAACTCAAGGAATTACACAACAAAGGAAGTAGACATCACAAAAGATAAAATCACCTTGCAATTTGATTCCTATCGTTATGCCGTCAACGATAAAAAGAAAGCCTTTTCCTTAAAGGTGACAGATTATGCTGTAATGGAACAGGTTAATAATTATGAGTATGATTATTTCTGTTACATGGATATTAACTACTTCAAATCAATTTATAAAAAATATCTTAATACTCTAAAAGCTGAAGATCGTAAAAAAGCAAAAAATGCAATTGAAAGCTATGAGAGAATTAATATTACTGTAGATAATATTAAAAATGTAACAAAAGTTCAGGATGCAATTAAAGAATTAGGCTTCCAGACCTCAAGCCTTGCAAAGATTTTAGAACCCATGCAGGAAACTTCTAATATGATGCAAATGGTACTTGGTGGAATTGGAGCAGTTGCCATGCTAGTATCAGCGATAAATATAGCGAACACAATGATAATGTCAATTTATGAGCGTACAAAAGAAATTGGTATAATGAAAGTACTTGGTTGTATTATTCATGATATTAAAAAATTGTTTTTATTCGAAGCCGGAATGATTGGACTTATGGGAGGAATAGTAGGTATTATCCTCAGCTATGTAGCTTCGTGGGCCATTAATAAATTTGGTCAGCCTTTATTTAAGGCGCTTTTATCTTCAAGTAGTATGTATAGCATGGAATCTGCCAAATTTTCTGTAATACCGCTTTGGCTGCCCCTTGTAGCAGCAGGTTTTGCAATGTTAGTTGGTATAGTGTCCGGTTATTATCCGGCCAACCGTGCAACGAAGATTAGTGCTATAGAAGCTATGAAAACAGATGGTTGA
- a CDS encoding ISAs1 family transposase has product MHKTLKYLEQVEDLRQKKKILYKMSDIIALVFFAMLANADEWIAIEIFGKEHEKFLRRYLELPNGIPSHDTIQRVFSMVSPEFLQKFQLLWNEMLSSGEGEKIKKILAIDGKTQCGNRNKDQNANHIVSAVDEKGICLGQKRVEEKTNEITAIPELLDDLNVKGHIITTDAMGTQTQIVKKIWKKKADYVLALKGNQGRLHEDVKLYFDDVGLLEQCAYTKTIEKARGGIEKREYWQSVDIAWLEQKKDWAGLKSIAMTRNTIVRNEVEITETRYFISSLPLEVSEIARAIRGHWMVESFHWHLDVTFREDDNHTLEKQAAFNLNIMRKLALNVLRIYELRKTPMSLKMKRFAIGTNPERHLENILNL; this is encoded by the coding sequence ATGCACAAGACATTGAAATATTTAGAACAAGTAGAAGATTTAAGACAGAAGAAAAAAATTCTTTACAAGATGAGTGATATTATAGCGCTGGTATTCTTTGCAATGCTGGCAAATGCAGACGAATGGATAGCAATAGAAATATTTGGGAAAGAACATGAGAAGTTTCTGCGAAGATATTTGGAGCTTCCAAACGGCATTCCTTCTCACGATACGATTCAACGTGTATTTAGCATGGTATCCCCAGAGTTTCTTCAGAAATTCCAACTGCTTTGGAATGAGATGCTAAGTAGCGGAGAAGGAGAAAAAATCAAAAAAATCCTCGCCATTGACGGAAAAACACAATGTGGAAATAGGAACAAAGACCAGAATGCAAACCATATTGTCAGTGCAGTGGACGAGAAAGGAATCTGCCTTGGGCAAAAGCGAGTAGAAGAAAAGACCAATGAAATTACAGCGATTCCTGAACTGCTTGACGATTTGAACGTGAAAGGTCATATCATTACAACGGATGCAATGGGAACGCAAACGCAGATTGTAAAGAAGATATGGAAAAAGAAAGCCGATTACGTGCTAGCCCTAAAAGGAAATCAGGGAAGACTTCATGAGGATGTGAAATTATATTTTGATGATGTTGGATTATTGGAGCAGTGTGCCTATACAAAGACAATAGAGAAAGCGCGAGGCGGCATAGAGAAGCGCGAATACTGGCAGAGTGTAGATATTGCATGGCTAGAGCAGAAGAAGGACTGGGCAGGGCTGAAATCCATTGCAATGACACGCAATACTATAGTCAGAAACGAGGTAGAGATAACGGAAACCCGATATTTTATAAGTAGTCTACCACTAGAGGTCAGCGAAATTGCCCGAGCGATTCGGGGACATTGGATGGTGGAAAGTTTTCATTGGCATCTGGATGTAACCTTTCGAGAGGATGACAACCACACCCTTGAAAAGCAGGCAGCATTTAATTTAAATATCATGAGAAAACTGGCATTGAACGTATTAAGGATATATGAATTAAGGAAAACGCCCATGAGCCTGAAAATGAAACGCTTTGCAATTGGAACGAATCCTGAAAGACACTTGGAAAACATTCTGAATCTGTAA